In the genome of Ignavibacteriales bacterium, one region contains:
- a CDS encoding PAS domain S-box protein: protein MIVIDLLYNLSTLIALSALSGFINLRFNREELKGKVLQGLLFGITAIIGMMNPYVFSEGIIFDGRSIIISLCALFFGPLPGILASIIALVYRLSLGGGGMMMGSFVILSSFLIGIFFYNRKKSLAAKKYPILRIYIFGLIVHAFMLLFILLLPSKSILNAYQLITVSVIGVYPIVTVVIGKILLDHEENQKFIKQIKDNERLFRTTLYSIGDGVIITDIDRKILNMNRVAEDLTGWKEEDARDKILKDVFRIFNEDTGEIIENPGERILQIGQVAGFADRTILHCKDGTKKPISESGSTIINDDGSIAGVVVVFSDKTDERIRETRLAESEEKYRTLIENQSDLVVEVDNQGLFEFVSPSYCVLFGKRPEELIGKSFIPLVHEDDREVTQNAMKKLYLPPYTCYVEQRAMTTKGWRWIAWNDNGILDKYGKVKSIIGVGRDINDRKNAEIALQQSEERYKSLFDSSPVGVLLEDEKGIIISVNDAFCKITGYEKSELIGNNIRLLSTPDKYGLIEQNIQQLLSGSILDHDVETTRKDGTIIIVHLNETTIILPDGRKGILSISEDVTEKKFSEMELKKLSSAVEQSPVTIVMTDLKGDIDYINPNFTKSTGYTSEEVLGKNPRILNSGEQSGTNYKELWDTILSGKVWQGEFLNKKKNGELFWESATISPLINKNGVITNFIAVKEDITERKQLTEELILAKEKAEEMNRIKSYFYANMSHELRTPFVGILGYSEMLSEILTDREQKEMANLILSSSKRLTETLNKILDVTKLEFDKIKTEATNFNLYELIVQLKTLFQSTADQKGNSIDIVFNLDNRKFLSDEKLLREILINLLSNAIKYTENGRIKILVEPDEKSPDESIWIKISDTGVGIPKEKQNLIWEEFRQVSEGINRSFEGTGLGLTITKKYTELIGGEINLQSEPGKGSTFSIKLPILKIMDNIKETSSGQSGNLIIKGTRDKSSVRILYVEDDHISQEFVRLVLTRDKHNLEIVSTGKLALEKLSSYNYDLLLIDINLGIDMDGVELANKIRNELGLKNVPIIAITAYATESDRLEFLSKGFTHYLSKPYTINELREVINKALES, encoded by the coding sequence ATGATTGTAATTGATTTATTATACAACCTATCTACTTTAATTGCACTAAGCGCACTTTCCGGATTTATTAACCTCAGATTCAACAGAGAAGAACTAAAGGGAAAAGTATTACAGGGATTGTTATTCGGAATAACTGCTATTATTGGAATGATGAATCCTTATGTATTTTCTGAAGGAATTATTTTTGACGGCAGATCAATAATAATAAGTTTGTGTGCGCTATTCTTTGGACCACTACCAGGAATTCTCGCCTCAATAATTGCATTAGTTTACAGATTATCACTTGGCGGCGGCGGAATGATGATGGGATCATTTGTAATACTAAGCTCATTTCTTATTGGAATTTTCTTTTACAACAGGAAGAAATCACTTGCAGCAAAAAAATATCCAATTTTGAGGATATATATTTTTGGATTAATTGTTCACGCATTTATGCTTTTATTCATACTACTCTTACCTTCAAAAAGCATACTGAACGCATATCAGTTAATCACAGTCTCAGTCATTGGAGTATACCCTATCGTCACTGTAGTAATCGGGAAAATATTATTGGATCATGAAGAAAATCAGAAATTCATAAAACAGATTAAAGATAATGAAAGATTATTCAGAACAACACTCTACAGCATTGGTGACGGTGTTATAATTACAGACATTGACCGGAAAATTCTGAATATGAACCGTGTGGCGGAAGATCTTACAGGCTGGAAAGAGGAAGATGCCAGAGATAAAATATTAAAAGACGTTTTTAGAATTTTTAATGAGGACACAGGAGAAATAATAGAAAATCCTGGTGAACGAATTTTGCAGATTGGTCAGGTTGCAGGATTTGCAGACAGAACGATATTACATTGTAAAGACGGAACGAAAAAACCTATATCTGAAAGTGGTTCAACAATAATAAATGATGACGGAAGTATTGCGGGAGTAGTAGTAGTTTTTAGTGATAAAACCGATGAGAGGATAAGGGAAACAAGGCTTGCAGAAAGTGAAGAAAAATACAGAACACTTATTGAGAATCAAAGTGATCTGGTAGTTGAAGTAGACAATCAGGGATTATTTGAATTTGTCAGTCCAAGCTACTGTGTCCTTTTCGGTAAGAGACCCGAAGAATTAATCGGTAAATCATTTATTCCATTAGTGCATGAGGATGACAGAGAAGTTACCCAAAATGCAATGAAAAAATTATACCTGCCGCCTTATACCTGTTATGTTGAACAAAGAGCAATGACTACAAAAGGATGGAGATGGATTGCATGGAATGATAATGGGATACTGGATAAATACGGTAAAGTAAAATCAATTATCGGAGTTGGACGTGATATCAACGACAGAAAAAATGCAGAAATAGCATTGCAGCAAAGTGAAGAAAGATACAAGAGCTTATTCGATTCATCACCGGTTGGTGTATTACTTGAGGATGAAAAAGGTATTATTATAAGTGTGAATGATGCGTTTTGCAAAATAACCGGGTATGAAAAAAGTGAATTAATCGGAAACAATATCAGACTTCTTTCAACACCGGATAAGTATGGATTGATCGAACAAAACATTCAACAACTTCTTAGTGGATCTATACTTGATCATGATGTTGAGACCACCAGGAAGGACGGAACAATAATCATTGTTCATCTGAATGAAACTACAATAATACTGCCTGATGGAAGAAAAGGAATACTATCAATTTCAGAAGACGTGACTGAGAAAAAATTTTCTGAGATGGAGTTAAAAAAACTATCAAGTGCGGTTGAGCAAAGTCCTGTTACAATTGTGATGACGGACCTAAAAGGAGATATAGATTATATAAACCCCAACTTTACAAAAAGTACAGGCTACACGTCGGAAGAGGTTCTTGGTAAGAATCCAAGAATACTTAACTCAGGAGAACAAAGCGGGACTAACTACAAAGAATTATGGGATACGATACTTTCAGGCAAAGTGTGGCAGGGAGAGTTCCTGAACAAAAAGAAAAACGGTGAACTTTTCTGGGAATCAGCAACGATATCACCACTGATTAATAAGAATGGAGTGATTACAAACTTTATTGCAGTCAAAGAGGATATCACAGAGAGAAAACAACTGACGGAAGAACTGATACTCGCAAAAGAAAAAGCGGAAGAAATGAACAGGATTAAATCATACTTCTATGCGAATATGAGCCACGAGTTACGTACACCATTTGTCGGTATACTTGGTTATTCTGAAATGCTTTCTGAAATACTGACAGACCGCGAACAAAAAGAAATGGCTAACCTGATTTTATCTTCATCAAAAAGATTGACTGAAACTTTAAATAAAATTCTCGACGTAACTAAACTGGAATTTGATAAAATAAAAACCGAAGCGACTAATTTTAATTTGTATGAACTGATAGTTCAACTGAAAACACTTTTTCAGTCGACAGCCGACCAGAAAGGTAATTCAATAGACATTGTATTTAACCTTGATAACAGAAAATTTTTAAGCGATGAAAAACTATTAAGAGAAATTCTGATTAACCTGTTAAGTAACGCTATAAAGTATACAGAGAATGGACGAATAAAAATACTGGTTGAACCTGATGAGAAAAGCCCCGATGAATCGATATGGATAAAAATAAGTGATACAGGTGTCGGGATTCCAAAAGAAAAACAGAATCTTATCTGGGAAGAATTCAGACAGGTTAGCGAAGGTATTAACAGATCGTTTGAAGGCACCGGGCTTGGATTGACAATTACAAAAAAATACACCGAATTAATCGGTGGAGAGATAAACCTGCAAAGTGAACCAGGTAAAGGCTCCACATTCAGTATAAAATTACCAATACTCAAAATTATGGATAACATTAAAGAGACAAGTTCTGGTCAGTCAGGGAACTTAATTATCAAAGGAACCCGGGATAAATCAAGCGTAAGAATCTTATATGTGGAGGATGATCACATCTCACAGGAGTTTGTAAGATTGGTTTTAACCAGAGACAAACACAATCTCGAAATTGTAAGTACTGGAAAATTAGCGCTGGAAAAATTAAGTAGTTATAACTATGACTTATTATTGATTGATATCAATCTTGGAATAGATATGGATGGAGTAGAATTAGCGAATAAAATCAGAAACGAACTTGGACTAAAAAACGTTCCTATTATTGCCATTACTGCATACGCCACTGAATCAGACAGGCTTGAATTCTTATCTAAAGGATTTACACATTATCTAAGCAAACCTTATACAATAAATGAACTGCGTGAGGTAATCAATAAGGCATTGGAGTCCTGA